One region of Corvus cornix cornix isolate S_Up_H32 chromosome 14, ASM73873v5, whole genome shotgun sequence genomic DNA includes:
- the SCNN1G gene encoding amiloride-sensitive sodium channel subunit gamma isoform X2 — protein sequence MAPPGPEGGRAAATAPGKKITARLKRTLPVRGPQAPTLSELMRWYCLNTNTHGCRRIVVSRGRLRRLLWILLTLSAVGLILWQCAELLMNYYSASVSVTVQFQKLPFPAVTICNINPYKYSAMKEYLSELDKETKKALETFYGFSEGKSKVRRSVDEWNSTGSEFFQQIPLLKVEDFPRMATDLHSGQKRKIEGSVFHKDSSIVNSGDSNDIIGFQLCDANNSSDCALYTFSSGVNAIQEWYKLHYMNIMAQIPLETKEKLSYSADDLLLTCFFDGLSCDKRHFTRFHHPLHGNCYTFNSGENGTVLSTSTGGSEYGLQVVLYIDEADYNPFLVTSTGAKIIVHDQNEYPFIEDIGTEIETAAATSIGMHFTRSRKLSKPYSDCTETGADIPVENLYNKSYSLQICLHSCFQKAMVQSCGCAQYAQPLPAGAEYCNYKKNPNWMYCYYRLHEKFVKEQLGCQQICKDACSFKEWALTTSIAQWPSTVSEDWMLRVLSWDKGQKLNKKLNKTDLANLMVFYKDLNERFISENPANTLVILLSNFGGQLGLWMSCSVVCVIEIVEVFFIDSLSIVMRRQWQKAKKWWNDRKRGSSGKAPQASDVERQGHDNPVCIDEDLPTFTTALRLPLPQDSPLPRTPPPNYSTLRLETAFTEQLPDTLELGQH from the exons ATGGCGCCGCCGGGCCCGGAGGGCGGCCGAG CGGCCGCCACGGCTCCCGGTAAGAAGATCACGGCGCGGCTGAAGCGGACGCTGCCGGTGCGCGGCCCGCAGGCGCCGACGCTGAGCGAGCTGATGCGCTGGTACTGCCTCAACACCAACACCCACGGCTGCCGCCGCATCGTGGTGTCCCGCGGCCGCCTGCGCCGCCTGCTCTGGATCCTGCTGACCCTCAGCGCCGTGGGGCTCATCCTCTGGCAGTGTGCTGAGCTCCTCATGAACTACTACAGCGCCTCGGTCTCCGTCACCGTCCAGTTCCAGAAGCTGCCGTTCCCCGCCGTCACCATCTGCAACATCAACCCCTACAA GTACAGTGCCATGAAAGAATATTTATCTGAATTggacaaagagacaaaaaaagctTTGGAAACTTTCTATGGATTTTCTGAGGGCAAGTCCAAGGTGCGCCGGTCGGTGGACGAGTGGAACAGCACAGGGAGCGAGTTCTTCCAACAGATTCCTCTGTTGAAGGTCGAGGACTTCCCAAGGATGGCGACTGACCTGCACAGTgggcagaagaggaaaatagaGGGAAGTGTCTTTCACAAGGACTCGTCCATCGTGAACTCAGGCGATTCCAATGACATCATTGGCTTTCAGCTG TGTGACGCAAACAACAGCAGTGACTGTGCCCTGTACACATTCAGTTCGGGTGTTAACGCTATCCAGGAGTGGTACAAGCTGCATTACATGAACATCATGGCACAAATTCCCCTGGAGACTAAAGAAAAATTGAGTTATTCTGCTGATGACCTTCTACTGACATGTTTCTTTGATGGCCTATCTTGTGACAAAAG GCACTTCACTCGTTTCCATCACCCCCTCCATGGCAACTGCTACACCTTCAACAGCGGCGAGAACGGGACCGTCCTGAGCACCTCCACGGGTGGCAGCGAGTACG GATTGCAGGTGGTTCTGTACATCGACGAAGCAGACTACAACCCCTTCCTGGTGACGTCCACAGGAGCCAAGATCATCGTCCACGATCAAAACGAATATCCCTTCATTGAAGACATTGGCACGGAAATTGAGACTGCAGCGGCCACCTCCATAGGGATGCACTTT ACTCGGTCTCGCAAGCTGAGCAAACCCTACAGTGACTGCACAGAGACAGGAGCTGACATACCCGTGGAAAATCTCTATAACAAGAGCTACTCACTCCAG ATCTGCCTGCACTCCTGCTTCCAGAAGGCCATGGTGCAGTCGTGCGGCTGCGCCCAGTACGCGCAGCCCTTGCCCGCTGGGGCCGAGTACTGCAACTACAAGAAGAACCCAAACTGGA TGTACTGCTACTACAGACTGCATGAAAAGTTCgtgaaggagcagctgggctgccagCAGATCTGCAAAGACGCCTGCAG cttcaaGGAGTGGGCGCTCACCACCAGCATTGCCCAGTGGCCATCCACCGTGTCAGAG GACTGGATGCTCAGAGTTCTCTCTTGGGACAAAGGGCAAAAACTCAACAAGAAGCTGAACAA GACAGACCTTGCCAACCTCATGGTGTTTTACAAGGACCTGAACGAGAGATTCATTTCGGAGAATCCTGCCAACACG cttGTCATTCTTCTGTCCAACTTTGGGGGCCAGCTGGGCCTCTGGATGAGCTGCTCAGTCGTCTGTGTCATCGAGATTGTTGAGGTCTTCTTCATCGACTCGCTCTCCATCGTCATGCGGCGCCAGTGGCAAAAGGCAAAGAAGTGGTGGAACGACCGCAAGCGGGGCAGCTCGGGGAAGGCTCCGCAGGCCAGCGACGTGGAGAGACAGGGCCACGACAACCCCGTGTGCATCGACGAGGACCTGCCCACCTTCACCACTGCCCTGCGCCTGCCACTGCCCCAGGACAGCCCCCTGCCCAGGACTCCCCCCCCCAATTACAGCACTTTGCGCCTTGAGACTGccttcacagagcagctgcctgacACGCTGGAGCTTGGCCAGCACTGA
- the SCNN1G gene encoding amiloride-sensitive sodium channel subunit gamma isoform X1, with amino-acid sequence MAPPGPEGGRGEARKARSPPRRPFRGSDTGKGVGCRVPAPRGRAGQDPAVAVWRGTGRWADARPPASPSVPGSPVAAATAPGKKITARLKRTLPVRGPQAPTLSELMRWYCLNTNTHGCRRIVVSRGRLRRLLWILLTLSAVGLILWQCAELLMNYYSASVSVTVQFQKLPFPAVTICNINPYKYSAMKEYLSELDKETKKALETFYGFSEGKSKVRRSVDEWNSTGSEFFQQIPLLKVEDFPRMATDLHSGQKRKIEGSVFHKDSSIVNSGDSNDIIGFQLCDANNSSDCALYTFSSGVNAIQEWYKLHYMNIMAQIPLETKEKLSYSADDLLLTCFFDGLSCDKRHFTRFHHPLHGNCYTFNSGENGTVLSTSTGGSEYGLQVVLYIDEADYNPFLVTSTGAKIIVHDQNEYPFIEDIGTEIETAAATSIGMHFTRSRKLSKPYSDCTETGADIPVENLYNKSYSLQICLHSCFQKAMVQSCGCAQYAQPLPAGAEYCNYKKNPNWMYCYYRLHEKFVKEQLGCQQICKDACSFKEWALTTSIAQWPSTVSEDWMLRVLSWDKGQKLNKKLNKTDLANLMVFYKDLNERFISENPANTLVILLSNFGGQLGLWMSCSVVCVIEIVEVFFIDSLSIVMRRQWQKAKKWWNDRKRGSSGKAPQASDVERQGHDNPVCIDEDLPTFTTALRLPLPQDSPLPRTPPPNYSTLRLETAFTEQLPDTLELGQH; translated from the exons ATGGCGCCGCCGGGCCCGGAGGGCGGCCGAGGTGAGGCGCGGAAAGCGCGATCCCCCCCAAGACGGCCGTTCCGGGGATCAGACACCGGGAAAGGGGTGGGATGCCGGGTGCCGGCTCCACGGGGCCGGGCGGGACAGGACCCTGCGGTCGCGGTGTGGCGGGGTACAGGGCGGTGGGCGGACGCCCGTCCCCCAGCCTCCCCCTCAGTGCCCGGTTCGCCCGTAGCGGCCGCCACGGCTCCCGGTAAGAAGATCACGGCGCGGCTGAAGCGGACGCTGCCGGTGCGCGGCCCGCAGGCGCCGACGCTGAGCGAGCTGATGCGCTGGTACTGCCTCAACACCAACACCCACGGCTGCCGCCGCATCGTGGTGTCCCGCGGCCGCCTGCGCCGCCTGCTCTGGATCCTGCTGACCCTCAGCGCCGTGGGGCTCATCCTCTGGCAGTGTGCTGAGCTCCTCATGAACTACTACAGCGCCTCGGTCTCCGTCACCGTCCAGTTCCAGAAGCTGCCGTTCCCCGCCGTCACCATCTGCAACATCAACCCCTACAA GTACAGTGCCATGAAAGAATATTTATCTGAATTggacaaagagacaaaaaaagctTTGGAAACTTTCTATGGATTTTCTGAGGGCAAGTCCAAGGTGCGCCGGTCGGTGGACGAGTGGAACAGCACAGGGAGCGAGTTCTTCCAACAGATTCCTCTGTTGAAGGTCGAGGACTTCCCAAGGATGGCGACTGACCTGCACAGTgggcagaagaggaaaatagaGGGAAGTGTCTTTCACAAGGACTCGTCCATCGTGAACTCAGGCGATTCCAATGACATCATTGGCTTTCAGCTG TGTGACGCAAACAACAGCAGTGACTGTGCCCTGTACACATTCAGTTCGGGTGTTAACGCTATCCAGGAGTGGTACAAGCTGCATTACATGAACATCATGGCACAAATTCCCCTGGAGACTAAAGAAAAATTGAGTTATTCTGCTGATGACCTTCTACTGACATGTTTCTTTGATGGCCTATCTTGTGACAAAAG GCACTTCACTCGTTTCCATCACCCCCTCCATGGCAACTGCTACACCTTCAACAGCGGCGAGAACGGGACCGTCCTGAGCACCTCCACGGGTGGCAGCGAGTACG GATTGCAGGTGGTTCTGTACATCGACGAAGCAGACTACAACCCCTTCCTGGTGACGTCCACAGGAGCCAAGATCATCGTCCACGATCAAAACGAATATCCCTTCATTGAAGACATTGGCACGGAAATTGAGACTGCAGCGGCCACCTCCATAGGGATGCACTTT ACTCGGTCTCGCAAGCTGAGCAAACCCTACAGTGACTGCACAGAGACAGGAGCTGACATACCCGTGGAAAATCTCTATAACAAGAGCTACTCACTCCAG ATCTGCCTGCACTCCTGCTTCCAGAAGGCCATGGTGCAGTCGTGCGGCTGCGCCCAGTACGCGCAGCCCTTGCCCGCTGGGGCCGAGTACTGCAACTACAAGAAGAACCCAAACTGGA TGTACTGCTACTACAGACTGCATGAAAAGTTCgtgaaggagcagctgggctgccagCAGATCTGCAAAGACGCCTGCAG cttcaaGGAGTGGGCGCTCACCACCAGCATTGCCCAGTGGCCATCCACCGTGTCAGAG GACTGGATGCTCAGAGTTCTCTCTTGGGACAAAGGGCAAAAACTCAACAAGAAGCTGAACAA GACAGACCTTGCCAACCTCATGGTGTTTTACAAGGACCTGAACGAGAGATTCATTTCGGAGAATCCTGCCAACACG cttGTCATTCTTCTGTCCAACTTTGGGGGCCAGCTGGGCCTCTGGATGAGCTGCTCAGTCGTCTGTGTCATCGAGATTGTTGAGGTCTTCTTCATCGACTCGCTCTCCATCGTCATGCGGCGCCAGTGGCAAAAGGCAAAGAAGTGGTGGAACGACCGCAAGCGGGGCAGCTCGGGGAAGGCTCCGCAGGCCAGCGACGTGGAGAGACAGGGCCACGACAACCCCGTGTGCATCGACGAGGACCTGCCCACCTTCACCACTGCCCTGCGCCTGCCACTGCCCCAGGACAGCCCCCTGCCCAGGACTCCCCCCCCCAATTACAGCACTTTGCGCCTTGAGACTGccttcacagagcagctgcctgacACGCTGGAGCTTGGCCAGCACTGA